Below is a window of Salvelinus fontinalis isolate EN_2023a chromosome 31, ASM2944872v1, whole genome shotgun sequence DNA.
ctttccgcatttaacccaacccctctgaatcagagaggtgcggggggctccCTTAAATCAACATCCATGTCATCGACGCGAGTGATGTAGTGATGTCCCATTCCCTAGGCCTAATCTCCCTACCACTAGTTGCTCCATTTTCAAGTGCCACTCACCCCCACATGAGGGACACTCAAAAACAAAGGGGAGGGCTAACGGGGGTATTGGGATTGAGCCTACATTGCAGGTGCCTGCCTGCGCAGAATGACGTGgtacgcaaccattggttgatgcaatgcAATACCAGCAATGTAGTCAGGCTGGAACGCAACCATTGAGCACAAGTGTGGTATGAGGCAAGACCTGGGACAGAGAGCTTCTCTATAGTGAACTCCACCCATGAGGAGACAGCAGCCACGGTGTACTCCACACTGTGGTTGAGCAGGAACGAGTCCAGAGACAGGCTGCGGGGGTTAATGATGGCCGTCACCAAGTACTCAGAGTAGTGGAAGAAAGACATGGAACACATGTACCTGCAAATACATTCATTGACTGAGAACTATGCATAAACAGGTATCAAACTAACATCAGTTAGTtttgtgtgtgacagagaaagtAGAGGTGTTGGATGCTTACCAGCCAAAGTGTGTCCATGTAGTTTGAGAAAAGCTTATGATCAAGCCACACCCAAAAGTAAAACCAAGGAAGCAGGCTCGCACAGCAACCTGGGAGAAAAGAGCATGCTTCGATAACCTTTCTAACTTGAACTTGTGAAACTACAAAGCTGGCTCCAAATCAACAGCTAAGACAATAACATAACCTTAGGCATGGCCCACTTAACTTCAATAGTGTTATCTAGCTTATCGTTAAATTAGGGTTCTACTTTAGGCAATCAAGGTGACAGCTGTCTCAATCCAATTCAGCTAATAGgattagccagctaacgttagcacaATACATTGTCAGAAAGAAGCGCGCCAATTAATATAACTGATCATTTAGATTAAGCCTAGCTAGCTGACTGACGTTTTGGATGGGCAAATACAACATAAATCTTATTTCAGACgttagtcagctagctagctactactgtAGCTCTTACCTTATATAGAGGTCCCTTATATATGATTAGCAAGAAGCCATTGAGAACAGCGATGTACACCGCAATAGCTATTTTACCCCTCACTCCAGTGAGATAGTCGAATACCCAGTCAAGATGTCCAGCGAATGTTCTAATAAGGGGAATTATAACAACACCAAGCCCTAAAAGAAAGCTTATTATACTTATTTTTCCCTCTAATGCCAACTTATTGCCTGCCATGATGAAGTGACGTTACTCCCTATGGGCTCTCGCGAGTTTTCCACAATCACAGAATTTCTTCATTAATCTTGGCTCAATTCCAGGGGGTGACGCTGCGCAGATGATCAAATcagattgtatttgtcacatgcgccgaatacaacagttgtagaccttatagtgaaatgcttacttacaagcccttaaccaacaatgcagttttaagaaaaatacgtgttaagaaagtattttctaaaataaactgaagtaaaaaaatatatatatgataataataaagaaaataacagtaacgatgctatatacagggtcaatgtgcgggggcacaggttagtcgaggtaattgaggtactgtgaacagtaccagtcaaaagtttggacacacctactcattctagaggttttctttatttgtactattttctacattgttgaataatagtgaagacatcaacagtaTGAAATAacccacatggaatcatgtagtaaccaaaaaagtgttaaacaaatcaaaatatattttcgatttttcaaagtagccaccctttgccttgatgacagttttgcacactacaatgtagaaaatagtaaaaataaagaaaaatccttaaaTAAGGaggtgcgtccaaacttttgattggtactgtacatgtaggtagaggtaaagtgactatgcatagataattaacagagagtagcagcaacgaAAATAGTCCGCGTAGCCATTTTATTAGCTAgacaggagtcttatggcttgggggtagaagctgttaacctCCACGGGATTGGGTCCCAGGAcaaagacatatctgatatgggcagaaagcttaaattcttgttaatctaactgcactctccaatttacagt
It encodes the following:
- the LOC129830282 gene encoding protein-S-isoprenylcysteine O-methyltransferase-like, yielding MAGNKLALEGKISIISFLLGLGVVIIPLIRTFAGHLDWVFDYLTGVRGKIAIAVYIAVLNGFLLIIYKGPLYKVAVRACFLGFTFGCGLIISFSQTTWTHFGWYMCSMSFFHYSEYLVTAIINPRSLSLDSFLLNHSVEYTVAAVSSWVEFTIEKLSVPELKQLSWLSLVGLLMVLCGDFLRKSAMLTAGSNFNHIVQNEKAQSHVLVTDGVYAFFRHPSYVGWFYWSIGTQVMLCNPVCIAGYTMASWRFFRERIEEEEVSLLHFFGEDYLEYKKKVGTGLPFISGIRINSS